A section of the Stenotrophomonas sp. 364 genome encodes:
- a CDS encoding Glu/Leu/Phe/Val dehydrogenase dimerization domain-containing protein, translating into MLFETLETSGHEQVVFCHNRDAGLRAIIAIHNTTLGPALGGVRMRPYASTDDALADALRLSRTMTYKNALAGLNVGGGKAVIIGDPRQDKSEVLFRAFGRYVDSLGGRYITAEDVGTDVNDMENIYLESEYVTGVHQVHGGSGDPAPFTAYGALQALMASMQHKLGHEEVGKTSIAVQGLGHIGMELVKLLRDRGAKLFVTDLDSARVDRAVTEYGAEAVKPDDIYDVNADVFAPCALEGAINPQTLPRLKCRIVCGTANNQLSSLEVGDELHARGILYAPDYAVNAGGVMNVSLEIDGYNRERAMRLIRSIYHNLGRIFALSQSEGIAPQRAADLIAETRIHSIGKLKMPLGRATPRLGTLRGN; encoded by the coding sequence ATGTTATTTGAAACCCTCGAAACTTCCGGTCACGAACAAGTGGTGTTCTGCCACAACCGCGATGCCGGCCTGAGGGCGATCATCGCCATCCACAACACCACCCTGGGCCCGGCCCTGGGTGGCGTGCGCATGCGCCCGTACGCCAGCACCGATGATGCGCTGGCCGACGCGCTGCGCCTGAGCCGCACCATGACCTACAAGAACGCCCTGGCCGGGCTGAACGTGGGTGGCGGCAAGGCGGTGATCATCGGCGACCCGCGCCAGGACAAGAGCGAGGTGCTGTTCCGCGCGTTCGGTCGTTACGTGGATTCGCTGGGCGGTCGCTACATCACCGCCGAGGACGTAGGCACCGATGTCAACGACATGGAGAACATCTACCTGGAGAGTGAGTACGTCACCGGCGTGCACCAGGTCCATGGCGGCTCCGGCGACCCGGCCCCGTTCACCGCTTACGGCGCGCTGCAGGCGCTGATGGCCTCGATGCAGCACAAGCTCGGCCATGAAGAAGTGGGCAAGACCAGCATCGCGGTCCAGGGCCTGGGCCATATCGGCATGGAGCTGGTCAAGCTGCTGCGCGACCGCGGCGCCAAGCTGTTCGTCACCGACCTGGACAGCGCGCGGGTCGATCGTGCGGTCACCGAGTACGGTGCCGAAGCGGTGAAGCCGGACGACATCTACGACGTCAACGCCGATGTGTTCGCCCCGTGCGCACTGGAAGGGGCGATCAACCCGCAGACCCTGCCCCGCCTGAAGTGCAGGATCGTCTGCGGTACCGCCAACAACCAGCTGTCCAGCCTGGAGGTCGGCGATGAACTGCATGCACGCGGCATCCTGTACGCGCCGGACTACGCGGTCAACGCGGGCGGGGTGATGAACGTCTCGCTGGAAATCGATGGCTACAACCGCGAACGCGCGATGCGCCTGATCCGCAGCATCTACCACAACCTCGGCCGGATCTTCGCCCTGTCCCAGAGTGAGGGCATCGCGCCCCAGCGGGCGGCCGACCTGATCGCCGAGACGCGCATCCATTCCATCGGCAAGCTGAAGATGCCGCTGGGCCGCGCCACGCCGCGGCTGGGCACGCTACGCGGGAACTGA
- a CDS encoding phospholipase D family protein yields the protein MTERKPLWRRMLRWLGIVLAVLVLLVLSGLLLADHLTPKAMGAPSSVLPVQPAKTVIDRELARLQASHPDQSGVAFLADGLDAYAARAVITAHAGRSLDLQYYIWHDDLIGHLMAQSLYQAAERGVRVRLLLDDMNARDKDALLMALDEHPNIEIRLYNPFRNRTGPWRMVEMVQRFFSVNHRMHNKAWIADGRVAIVGGRNIGEEYFSARSDVNFRDLDLLVAGHAVNQANRIFDDYWNSETAVPIAALAFHTPAQLRLLVRESEHEAKRDVAQPYLRRVQQSQSARSYYRDAVELHWSPNVEIVSDPAMKHRRDDTSNWLVTRLVSEMQATRHKALLISPYFVPGEEGTDGMAAMVKRGALVGVVTNSLAANDVAAVHGGYMHYRAPLLHSGVHLYELKAHGYGDRSGLFGSSGASLHTKAFLLDDRRGFVGSFNLDPRSAYLNTEMGVLFDDPVLGAQLRAEYLRLADPAQSYWVMLDAQDRVRWLDRAAQPPVVLDREPDTSFWLRASARVISWLPLESQL from the coding sequence ATGACTGAACGAAAGCCGCTCTGGCGCCGGATGCTGCGCTGGCTGGGAATCGTACTCGCGGTGCTGGTGCTGTTGGTACTCAGCGGCCTGTTGCTGGCCGACCACCTGACCCCCAAGGCGATGGGCGCCCCCAGCAGCGTACTGCCCGTCCAGCCGGCCAAGACCGTCATCGACCGCGAACTGGCCCGCCTGCAGGCCAGCCACCCCGACCAGAGCGGCGTCGCCTTCCTTGCCGACGGGCTGGATGCCTATGCCGCGCGGGCGGTCATCACCGCCCATGCCGGCCGCAGCCTGGACCTGCAGTATTACATCTGGCACGACGACCTGATCGGCCACCTGATGGCGCAGTCCCTGTACCAGGCCGCCGAACGCGGCGTGCGCGTGCGCCTGCTGCTCGATGACATGAATGCCCGGGACAAGGACGCCCTGTTGATGGCGCTCGACGAGCATCCCAACATCGAGATCCGCCTGTACAACCCCTTCCGCAACCGCACCGGGCCGTGGCGGATGGTGGAGATGGTGCAGCGCTTTTTCAGCGTCAACCATCGCATGCACAACAAGGCGTGGATCGCCGATGGGCGCGTGGCCATCGTCGGCGGCCGCAACATCGGCGAAGAGTATTTCAGTGCGCGGTCGGACGTGAACTTCCGCGACCTCGACCTGCTGGTGGCCGGTCATGCGGTGAACCAGGCCAACCGTATTTTTGACGACTACTGGAACAGCGAAACCGCCGTTCCCATCGCTGCGCTGGCCTTCCACACCCCGGCCCAGCTGCGCCTGCTGGTGCGCGAATCCGAGCACGAAGCCAAGCGCGATGTCGCCCAGCCGTACCTGCGCCGTGTCCAGCAGTCACAGTCGGCGCGCTCGTACTACCGCGACGCGGTCGAGCTGCACTGGTCACCGAACGTGGAGATCGTCTCCGACCCGGCCATGAAACACCGCCGCGATGACACGTCGAACTGGCTGGTGACCCGGCTGGTCAGCGAGATGCAGGCCACCCGGCACAAGGCGCTGCTGATCTCGCCGTACTTCGTCCCCGGCGAGGAAGGCACAGACGGCATGGCCGCCATGGTCAAGCGCGGCGCCCTGGTCGGGGTGGTGACCAACTCGCTGGCGGCCAACGACGTCGCCGCCGTGCACGGGGGCTACATGCACTACCGGGCGCCCCTGCTGCACAGCGGCGTGCACCTCTACGAACTGAAGGCGCACGGCTATGGCGACCGCAGCGGGCTGTTCGGCAGCAGCGGCGCCAGCCTGCACACCAAGGCTTTCCTGCTGGACGATCGGCGCGGCTTCGTCGGGTCGTTCAACCTCGACCCACGGTCGGCGTACCTCAACACCGAGATGGGCGTGCTGTTCGATGATCCGGTGCTGGGCGCGCAGCTGCGTGCCGAGTACCTGCGCCTGGCCGATCCGGCGCAGAGCTACTGGGTGATGCTGGACGCACAGGACCGGGTCCGCTGGCTGGACCGCGCCGCCCAGCCACCGGTAGTGCTCGACCGGGAACCGGATACGTCGTTCTGGCTGCGTGCCAGCGCGCGCGTCATCAGCTGGCTGCCGCTGGAGTCGCAGCTGTAG
- a CDS encoding HDOD domain-containing protein has protein sequence MDMNVMVVAGLAGAVALGLAVTRRRRVRVAAPAAAVRPRAPLAVLSGQAGSVAETAPAEALQAGLHALALVPRSGDAADPDRHSDGTLHAAVVAALEQRDWSARQLPRRPQLLPQLIQSVNDSDASARAMAAIIGQDPVLTGNLLRIANSPVYRLQAKPVDSLQRAVTLVGTEGIRQIISAVLVQPVMQVHCETFPQFGTVIWEHALLASRAAADHARLVTHEDAFAAQWLGLTQGLGAALVMRQLLDTCAVQDAALPSRALAMQLLDAWTLPVAGRIAAAWELPGAVHEALLRDAGTAQDGLSASLRFARAAAAASLLCRHGRIGQAQALAILEQQHGTPPHALQWIWRRLHGRAVETLDADEAEA, from the coding sequence ATGGATATGAACGTGATGGTGGTGGCAGGACTGGCGGGAGCGGTCGCGCTCGGGCTGGCGGTAACGCGGCGCCGCCGCGTGCGCGTCGCCGCCCCGGCGGCGGCCGTGCGCCCGCGTGCGCCTTTGGCGGTCCTGTCTGGGCAGGCCGGCAGCGTCGCCGAGACCGCCCCGGCCGAGGCGCTCCAGGCCGGCCTGCACGCGCTGGCGCTGGTGCCGCGCAGTGGCGACGCTGCCGACCCGGACCGGCACAGCGATGGCACTTTGCACGCGGCGGTGGTGGCAGCGCTGGAGCAGCGCGACTGGTCGGCCCGGCAGCTGCCCCGGCGCCCGCAACTGCTGCCGCAGCTGATCCAGTCGGTCAACGACAGCGACGCCTCGGCGCGTGCGATGGCCGCCATCATCGGCCAGGACCCGGTGCTGACCGGCAATCTCCTGCGCATCGCCAACAGCCCGGTGTACCGCCTGCAGGCCAAGCCGGTGGACAGCCTGCAGCGGGCGGTAACCCTGGTGGGTACCGAAGGCATCCGCCAGATCATCAGCGCGGTACTGGTGCAGCCGGTGATGCAGGTGCACTGCGAGACGTTCCCGCAGTTTGGCACGGTGATCTGGGAGCACGCGCTGCTGGCCTCGCGCGCGGCGGCCGACCATGCGCGGCTGGTGACCCATGAAGACGCCTTCGCCGCACAATGGCTGGGGCTGACCCAGGGCCTGGGCGCGGCGTTGGTGATGCGGCAGCTGCTGGATACCTGCGCCGTGCAGGACGCTGCATTGCCATCGCGCGCGTTGGCGATGCAACTGCTGGATGCCTGGACCTTGCCTGTGGCCGGGCGGATCGCGGCGGCCTGGGAGTTGCCCGGGGCGGTACACGAAGCGCTGCTGCGCGACGCCGGTACGGCCCAGGACGGGCTGTCGGCCAGTCTGCGCTTTGCACGCGCGGCGGCGGCCGCCAGCCTGCTGTGTCGGCACGGGCGGATCGGCCAGGCGCAGGCGCTGGCCATCCTGGAGCAGCAGCACGGCACCCCGCCACATGCGCTGCAGTGGATCTGGCGACGCCTGCATGGGCGCGCGGTGGAAACCCTGGACGCCGACGAGGCCGAGGCCTGA
- a CDS encoding M48 family metallopeptidase: protein MTALKYLAGYPEALQQQVRELIAGDRLGPWLERRYAELHTVRNDRQLYDYTQGLKERYLRQSAPLSKVVYDSKLQVLKHALGTHTTVSRVQGSRLKASREIRIATVFREAPAPFLKMIVVHELAHLKESDHNKAFYQLCTHMEADYHQLEFDLRLYLTHLERPTR, encoded by the coding sequence ATGACCGCCCTGAAGTACCTCGCCGGTTACCCCGAAGCCCTGCAGCAGCAGGTGCGCGAGCTGATCGCGGGCGACCGCCTGGGGCCCTGGCTGGAACGGCGCTACGCGGAACTGCATACGGTGCGCAACGATCGGCAGCTGTACGACTACACGCAGGGGCTGAAGGAGCGCTATCTGCGGCAGTCGGCGCCGCTGTCGAAAGTGGTCTATGACAGCAAGCTGCAGGTGCTGAAGCACGCGCTGGGCACGCACACGACGGTGTCGCGGGTGCAGGGCAGCCGGTTGAAGGCGAGCCGCGAGATCCGGATCGCGACGGTGTTCCGCGAGGCCCCGGCGCCGTTCCTGAAGATGATCGTGGTGCACGAGCTGGCCCACCTGAAGGAATCGGACCACAACAAGGCCTTCTATCAGCTGTGCACGCACATGGAAGCGGATTACCACCAGCTGGAGTTCGATCTGCGCCTGTACCTGACCCATCTGGAACGCCCCACCCGCTGA
- a CDS encoding rRNA pseudouridine synthase: MTDPIRLDKRLTSLIGCSRGDAQRYIEGGWVTVDGTIVEQPQTLVTDETIVLRDNAEATRTETVSMLLHKPAGMRADELCALVTPDSRSELDATGVTLLQRHFHALQLVMPLADEDSGLVVVSQDGRIVSHLKDRGATLEQEYLVEVSGELAPYGMKRLAHGLSFRNWPLPPCKVSWQNETRLRFAIKPVQPGQLRDMCRQVGLDVVSVRRLRIGRVAMGKLVPGQWRYLAPDERF, from the coding sequence ATGACCGACCCGATCCGACTCGACAAACGCCTGACCAGCCTCATCGGCTGCTCCCGGGGCGACGCCCAGCGCTACATCGAAGGCGGCTGGGTCACCGTCGACGGCACGATCGTCGAACAACCGCAGACCCTGGTCACCGACGAAACCATCGTCCTGCGCGACAACGCCGAAGCCACCCGCACCGAAACCGTCAGCATGCTGCTGCACAAACCCGCCGGCATGCGCGCCGACGAACTGTGCGCCCTGGTCACCCCTGACAGCCGCAGCGAACTGGACGCCACCGGCGTCACCCTCCTCCAGCGGCATTTCCACGCCCTGCAACTGGTCATGCCGCTCGCCGACGAAGACAGCGGCCTGGTCGTCGTCAGCCAGGACGGCCGCATCGTGTCCCACCTCAAGGACCGCGGCGCCACCCTCGAACAGGAATACCTCGTCGAAGTCAGTGGCGAACTCGCACCCTATGGCATGAAACGCCTCGCCCACGGCCTCAGCTTCCGCAACTGGCCCCTGCCCCCGTGCAAGGTCAGCTGGCAGAACGAAACCCGCCTGCGCTTTGCCATCAAACCCGTACAACCCGGCCAGCTCCGCGACATGTGCCGCCAGGTCGGACTCGACGTCGTCAGCGTCCGCCGCCTGCGCATCGGCCGCGTCGCCATGGGCAAGCTGGTACCGGGCCAGTGGCGCTACCTCGCGCCCGACGAACGTTTCTGA
- a CDS encoding DksA/TraR family C4-type zinc finger protein — protein MATGWAGDGAVQDQIDATVDDAIQRARAQLKQGPGLTHCEHCDAPIPEARRKAVPGVRLCVRCQEEEDAAQHDGGGYNRRGSKDSQLR, from the coding sequence ATGGCGACAGGTTGGGCAGGCGACGGCGCGGTGCAGGACCAGATCGACGCCACCGTTGACGATGCCATCCAGCGCGCCCGCGCGCAGCTCAAACAGGGCCCCGGGCTGACCCACTGCGAACACTGTGACGCGCCCATTCCCGAGGCGCGGCGCAAGGCCGTGCCCGGCGTACGGTTATGCGTGCGCTGCCAGGAAGAAGAGGACGCCGCGCAGCACGATGGCGGCGGTTACAACCGCCGTGGCAGCAAGGACAGCCAGCTGCGTTGA
- a CDS encoding sigma-70 family RNA polymerase sigma factor: MLNATMPASRAPIEADAADDHALVRAAVGGNVAAYEQIYRRHSPRIYAVLWRLCGGHAARAEDALQDAFLQAWKALPGFRFDSSLVTWLHRLGVNAALMELRASAHWQLTDAGEEGHDSLATLVAVDRCAGTTLDLERALETLPPRARAVLVLHDIEGWKHHEIAEQLQMAVGSSKAQLHRARGLLRARLGETA; this comes from the coding sequence ATGCTCAACGCCACCATGCCCGCATCCCGTGCCCCGATCGAGGCCGACGCCGCCGACGACCACGCCCTGGTCCGCGCCGCGGTGGGGGGCAACGTGGCCGCCTATGAACAGATCTACCGACGCCATTCGCCGCGCATCTACGCGGTGCTGTGGCGGTTGTGTGGCGGCCACGCCGCACGCGCCGAGGATGCCCTGCAGGATGCGTTCCTGCAGGCATGGAAGGCGCTGCCGGGGTTCCGTTTCGACAGCAGCCTGGTCACCTGGCTGCACCGGCTGGGGGTGAACGCGGCGCTGATGGAACTGCGCGCCAGCGCGCACTGGCAGCTGACCGATGCCGGCGAGGAAGGGCACGACAGCCTGGCCACGCTGGTGGCAGTGGACCGGTGTGCGGGCACCACGCTGGACCTCGAACGCGCGCTGGAAACCCTGCCGCCGCGCGCCCGGGCGGTGCTGGTGCTGCACGACATAGAAGGCTGGAAACACCACGAAATCGCCGAGCAGCTGCAGATGGCTGTGGGCAGTTCGAAGGCACAGTTGCACCGTGCGCGCGGTCTGTTGCGCGCACGCCTGGGAGAAACCGCATGA
- a CDS encoding mechanosensitive ion channel family protein: MKDHLPTWTHEWLHYGVPALQILLTLLAAWLLRLIARRLMRRIGEHYTLPPEMVMGVRRAFSFVVYSTALLVILSIVGVKASVLWTAFTGFAAVGAVAFFAAWSVLSNIFCTLLIFTTRPFRLHDYIELLENGEKPGLKGRVIDVNLIYTTLQETDGHHEGTVLQIPNNMFFQRTVRRWRDPSQAPGGIQGDG, from the coding sequence ATGAAAGACCATCTGCCTACCTGGACCCACGAGTGGCTGCATTACGGGGTCCCTGCCCTGCAGATCCTGCTGACGCTGCTGGCCGCCTGGCTGCTGCGCCTGATCGCACGGCGGCTGATGCGCCGCATCGGCGAACATTACACACTGCCCCCGGAAATGGTCATGGGCGTGCGCCGTGCCTTCAGTTTCGTGGTCTACAGCACCGCGCTGCTGGTGATCCTGAGCATTGTCGGGGTCAAAGCCAGCGTCCTTTGGACCGCCTTCACCGGCTTTGCCGCCGTGGGTGCGGTGGCGTTCTTCGCCGCGTGGAGCGTGTTGTCCAACATCTTCTGCACGCTGCTGATCTTCACCACACGCCCGTTCCGCCTGCACGACTACATCGAGCTGCTGGAGAACGGCGAGAAGCCGGGATTGAAGGGCCGCGTGATCGACGTGAACCTGATCTACACCACGCTGCAGGAAACCGACGGCCACCACGAAGGGACCGTGCTGCAGATTCCCAACAACATGTTCTTCCAGCGCACCGTGCGCCGCTGGCGTGATCCGTCGCAGGCGCCGGGCGGTATCCAGGGCGATGGTTGA
- a CDS encoding DUF2058 domain-containing protein: MAKANPLQEQLLKAGLVKKSQVSQAAREQVKARHGKAPVAPSESQREADRLRAEKAERDRALEAERKEKARAQELQAQVRQIIETNKVKRDGDSEYRFNDGTVIRTLLVNPALRRQLASGALVIARFGDGFELLPRPAADKVRERDASAIVLDNAQATAEPSTGNADDDAYYAQFQVPDDLVW, from the coding sequence ATGGCGAAGGCAAATCCCCTGCAGGAGCAGCTGCTCAAGGCCGGGCTGGTCAAGAAGTCCCAGGTCTCACAGGCCGCACGTGAACAGGTCAAGGCCCGACACGGCAAGGCCCCCGTTGCGCCCAGCGAAAGCCAGCGCGAGGCCGACCGGCTGCGGGCCGAGAAAGCTGAACGCGACCGCGCCCTGGAGGCCGAGCGCAAGGAAAAGGCGCGCGCGCAGGAACTGCAGGCGCAGGTCCGGCAGATCATCGAGACCAACAAGGTCAAGCGTGACGGCGACAGCGAGTACCGCTTCAATGATGGCACCGTGATCCGCACCCTGCTGGTCAACCCCGCCCTGCGCCGGCAGCTGGCGTCCGGCGCGCTGGTCATTGCCCGGTTCGGCGACGGCTTCGAGCTGCTGCCGCGTCCGGCCGCCGACAAGGTGCGTGAGCGCGATGCCAGCGCCATCGTGCTCGACAACGCCCAGGCCACCGCCGAGCCAAGCACCGGCAACGCCGACGACGATGCCTACTACGCCCAGTTCCAGGTGCCCGACGACCTGGTCTGGTAA